GGCGAGGGCGACGTGCTGGCCGGCGGGGAGCCCGCCGGCCAGCCGTGCCGAGGCTAGGGCCTCATCAGAAGCCTGAGCGCAGGAACAGATCCAGATTGGTCACGTTGAGCGTGCCCAGGCCGGTACCCCGGTCATACCCCGGCTTGCCGTTGTAGTACCAGTTGTCGCCGTCGCGGATATCGTTGAAGCTCGAATACTTCCCGTAGCCGAAGACGTTCTGCAGGAAGTACATCTGCGGGTTCAAGAAGCCCACGCGATGGCCCGTGCTCTGGGTCAGCAGCGCGGCGATGCCGTTGAGCTGCGGCGCCACGAAACTGGTGCCGCCATGGCCGGCAACGAGTCCGCCATCGACCGTGGAGACCATCAGGTATCCCGTTTCCGGGTCCGCGTTGAGCGCGACGTCCGGCACGTTGCGTCCCTGGAAATTGCCCGGCAACACCAGCAACGTGGTTTCGCCCGCGGCGGGATCATTGAATGACAGCGTCTGCTTCTTCTCGCTGCGACGGATACCGTTGGTGAACCACTGGTACACCGGCGTCTGCCAGTACACGCTGACGCCACCGCCGCCGCCCACCGAGAACACATCGATCACGCCTTTGCCGATGTACGTGTCGAAGTAGTTCTGGATGTAGTCCCAACCCCAGACGCGTTCCTTGGTGATCGACTGCACCGGACCGCTGCCGAAGTGGGAACTGAAGGGCACGGTGGTGCCGCCGGCCGCCGTGATGTACGGGTCCGACGCCGGCGAATCGACGGTGAGCGGCGCGTTGAAGGTTCCAGGCGCGGTGCCGGCGCCAAGTCCGCGCACGGTGTCATACGCACCCGAGTCGGCGCTGGCGGCAAAGGTGGATTGTCCCTGCACGGCCGCTTCCAGCAAGATCTGGTGGAAGGTCTGCAGATCGCCTGCGTCGGTGGTGTCGGTGTTGCTCGCACCGGCGACGTTGAGCGCGGCGAAGTTGAAAATTTCCGGCAGGCCCCAGCTGGTGGAAATGGCGTCAGCCTTGTTGTCCACCACGGCCTGCATGAACGCGTCAGTGAAACCGGTGCCGGCATTGGGCGCGTCGTACACCAGGATGTCCGCGAACGGAGCGACGCCACCGGACTGCTCGACGTCCAGCGAGGTTTCGCCGCTGCCCGCATCAATCGCGCCGCCGCCATCCACATGGACTTGTGTGATGCGGTTGGGCTTGGTGATCAGGCCGATGTCGTTCCAGTAGGTCTGCGCATCGTCCGGATAGAAATTGGACAAGGTCACGATAGCGATGGTCGAGCCCTGGCCATTGACGCCACGCGCATACAGCGGGTTGATGTTGTACATGTTGGCCACGTCACCCACGGTGAACTCGCCCGGCACGCCCGTGGCGGTGGAGTTGCCGCCCTTGCTCGCCGGCGCGCTGAGCGTGCTGCGGGCAAGCGCCTTTGCGCCCACCGCCGTCACTGGCTTGTTTTCCACCGACTTCATGACATGGGACAGGTATTTGTGTTCATTGCTGAGGCCGGAAACGAGCAGCAGCGTGTTGGTCAGTTGCGCTGGCAGGATCAGCGGCTGCGTCGGCCGATGGAAGGAGCGGCCGGTGTCCTTCGACGTAAAGGAGTGGATGGGCGTCTGGAAGGCCGCGCTGAACTGCGCCAGCGTGCCGCTGGTACGGATGGCCATATGGTTGGCCAGCACGCTGCCGCTCAGGCCGTTCTGCCGGAGGAAGTTCTGCACCTGGGCCAGCTCGGCGTCGGTGGCGCCGTACCTGCTGGCGAATTCGCTGGTGGAAAGAAACTGGCGATAGTGGGGACTGCCGGGCGTGACCGTCTGCTGGATGTAGTCCTCCAGCTGCTCCTGGTTGTGCAGCCGCAGGACCAGCGTGACATTGACGACCTGCGAGTTGTTGGCTGTTCCCGTATCGACGGCCGGTTTGACGTCCGCCGCCATGGAGGTGGCAGCGGCGGAGGTGAGCAGCATGGCGAGAGAGGCCGCGAGCGACTTGCGATGCAACGTCGAAAGCATGTGTGGTTCTCCAGGGTGGATAAGACCCATGCCGGCTGACGGCCGCGCGCCTTCGCGCCGGCACGCCTTTCGGCAGGACCTAGGACGGACGTATTCGCACTCCCCAAACAGCCAGCCCGTCCCCCTGGACACCTTCACGCGCTGGTGTGGTGACGCTAGCCGTGTGTGCAGGAATCTGGAAGTGGCTGTTTTGGCGCAACATATTGCGAATCGGTGCCCGGCCTGCATTTGCTTGCGCAAGTTGTTGCGCCTACAACCTCTGACCTACACGAAGCCTGCTTTCCAGGCTTTTGCCCATGAAAAGAACGAGTTGTCGGGGGTTTTCAGGCCGGCAGCCCGTTTGCGGCACAATAGGAGGGTTGTGCGTCGCCCACGGTCCCGTTGTCGACGCTTGTATTCCCCGGAGTCGAAGCCACCGCCATGACCACCATCAAGCAAGACGATCTGATCCAGTCCGTCGCCGACGCCCTGCAGTACATCAGTTACTACCACCCCGTCGACTACATCACCAATCTCGCTGCCGCCTATGAGCGCGAGGAGTCGCCGGCCGCGAAAGACGCGATGGCGCAGATCCTGATCAACTCGCGCATGGCTGCCGAAGGCCATCGCCCGCTGTGCCAGGACACCGGCATCGTCACCGTCTTCCTCAAGGTCGGCATGAACGTGCGCTGGGACGCCACCCTGTCGCTGGAAGACATGGTCAACGAGGGCGTTCGCCGCGCCTATAACGATCCGGACAACAAGCTGCGCGCCAGCGTGCTGGCCGACCCGGCTGGCAAGCGCAGCAACACCAAGGACAACACGCCGGCAGTCATCAACATGTCCATCGTGCCGGGCGACACCGTCGAGGTGATCGTCGCCGCGAAGGGTGGCGGTTCGGAAGCCAAGTCCAAGTTCGCCATGCTCAACCCGTCCGACTCCATCGTGGACTGGGTGCTCAAGACCGTGCCGACCATGGGCGCCGGCTGGTGCCCGCCGGGCATGCTGGGCATCGGCATCGGCGGTACCGCCGAGAAGGCGATGCTGTTGGCCAAGGAATCGTTGATGGAACACATCGACATCCAGGAGCTGATTGCCCGTGGCCCGCAGAACCGCGCCGAAGAACTGCGCATCGAGTTGTACGAGAAGGTCAACGCGCTCGGCATCGGCGCGCAGGGCCTGGGTGGCCTGACCACCGTGCTCGACATCAAGGTTAAGGATTACCCGACCCACGCGGCCAACCTGCCGGTGGCGATGATCCCCAACTGCGCCGCCACCCGCCATGCCCACTTCACGCTGGACGGTTCCGGCCCGGTCGCGCTCGATCCGCCGTCGCTGGAGCACTGGCCCAAGCTCACCTACGACGCCAGCAAGGGCCGTCGCGTGAACCTCGACACTGTCACCCGCGAGGAAGTGGCGAGCTGGAAGCCGGGCGAAGTGCTGCTGCTCAACGGCAAACTGCTCACCGGCCGCGACGCCGCGCACAAGCGCATGGTCGACATGCTCAACAAGGGTGAGCCGCTGCCGGTCGATTTCAAGAATCGCTTCATCTACTACGTGGGCCCGGTCGACCCGGTGCGCGACGAAGTGGTGGGCCCAGCCGGCCCGACCACCGCCACCCGCATGGACAAGTTCACCGAGCAGGTGCTGGCGCAGACCGGCCTGCTGGGCATGGTCGGCAAGGCCGAGCGCGGCCCAGCCGCCATCGAGGCGATCAAGAAGCACCAGTCGGTGTACCTGATGGCCGTGGGTGGCGCCGCCTACCTGGTGTCCAAGGCGATCAAGGCCAGCCGCGTGGTGGGCTTTGCCGACCTGGGCATGGAAGCGATCTACGAGTTCGAAGTGAAGGACATGCCGGTGACCGTGGCCGTCGATTCGGCCGGTACCTCCGTGCACCAGACCGGCCCGAAAGAATGGCAGGCCCGGATTGGCAAAATCCCTGTGGTGGTGGCGTAACGGCACACCGATCTCTCCCTCTCCTTTCCGGGAGAGGGGGCAGGGTGAGGGGGCTCGCGAAAAGCCTGCAAAGGCACTGGATTCCCGCTCTCGCCCCCCTTTCGGGGTTCGCGGGAATGACGGTGCTTATGAAACGTTCGGGCTAGGTTGGTTCCTGTGTCTCAATGCTCTTTTCGAGAGACTCAATCCGGATCGCCAAGCCAGGTTTCCATACTCCCCCGCATTTAGCCATCCAAACGCCCGCCGCGCCCACGGGTTGCAATCCACCTGCTGCGGCGCAACACTGACAGAATTGTTTTCCCCAACCACCCACGAAGGTACCTGTGAACCCGCAAAGCCCGGCGTCGCTTCCTGCTGACGCACCCTGGATCGTGATGAAGTTTGGCGGCACCAGTGTCGCTACCCTGCCGCGCTGGCAGAACATCCGTGAGCTCGTTGCCAGCCGCCGCGCCGAAGGCGCCCGCGTGCTGGTGGTCGTGTCCGCGCTCACCGGCATCACCGACGCACTCAAACAAATGTGCGCGCAGGAAGACAAGGGCAAACGCATCGAGGCTGCCAAGGCGATCGCACAGCGTCATTACGACCTGCTCGATCACATGCAGCTGGCGGTTCCGGACACCCTCGACGCCCGACTCACCGAACTCGCGCAACTGGCCGAAGACGGCCCGTCGCAGCTGGGCGAGCTCGCGTGGGCGGCACTGGTGCAGGCGCATGGCGAGCTGATGTCCAGCGCGCTGGGCGCGGCGTTCCTCACCCACAGCGGACTGAACACGCAGTGGGTGGACGCGCGCGATTGCCTCTCGGCCATTGCGCTGCCCAACCAGAACGAGCGCACCAAGCTGCTCTCGGCGATGGTCGAGGCCAAGCCGGATCCGGCGCTGAACGCGCGCCTTGCGGAGCTTGGCGACGTGTTCATCACGCAGGGCTTCATCGCGCGTGAATCGCAGGGTCGCACCGTGCTGCTCGGTCGTGGTGGTTCGGATACCTCCGCGTCGTACTTCGGTGCGTTGCTGAAGGCACAGCGCGTGGAAATCTGGACGGACGTGGCGGGCATGTTCACCGCCAACCCGCGTCAGGTGCCCAGTGCACGCCTGCTGCAGCGACTGGATTACGAAGAGGCCCAGGAAATCGCCTCCACCGGCGCCAAGGTGCTGCATCCGCGCTGCCTTTCGCCACTGCGCGAGCCGCGCGTGCCGCTGCTGATCAAGGACACCAACCGGCCCGAGCTGGAAGGCACGCTGATCGGCCCGGAAGTGCGCGAGCACGCCCCCAGCGTCAAAGCCATCAGCGCACGCAAGGGCATCACCCTGGTGTCGATGGAATCGGTGGGCATGTGGCAGCAGGTCGGCTTCCTCGCCGACGTGTTCGCGCAGTTCAAGCAGCACGGCCTGTCGGTGGACATGATCGGCTCGGCCGAGACCAACGTGACGGTGTCGCTGGACCCCACCGAAAACCTGCTCGACTCCGATGCGCTCGCCGCGCTGGCCAGCGACCTGGCCAAGGTGTGCCGCGTGAAGGTGATCGCGCCGTGCGCGGCGATCACGCTGGTCGGTCGCGGTATGCGTTCGATGCTGCACACGCTGTCCACCGTGCTCGCCGAGTTCGGCCAGATCCGCGTGCACATGATTTCGCAGTCGTCCAACAACTTGAATCTCACCTTCGTGGTGGATGAGAACGTCGTCGACGACCTGCTGCCGCACCTGCACGAGCTGCTGATCACGGCGGGCGCCTTGCGCACCGACGACAGCGCGCTGTTCGGTCCGAGCTGGCAGGCGCTGTACGGCACGGGTGAAGTGCTTCCTCCCGCCGCGTCGTGGTGGCGCGAAGAGCGTCGCGCGGATCTGCTGAAGATCGGCGAAGGCGCCACGCCGCGTTACGTCTACCACCTGCCCACCGTGCGCCAGCAGGCCCGCGAGCTGAAATCGCTGGCGGCGGTGGATCGCCTGCATTACGCGGTGAAGGCCAATACGCATCCGGCCATCCTCAAGGCGCTGGCCGAGGAAGGGTTCGGTTTCGAGTGTGTTTCGCCGGGCGAGCTGAAGGCCGTGATGGCGGTGGTGCCGGAATCCGCGCCATTGCTGTTCACCCCCAACTTCGCGCCGCGCGAAGACTACGAGTGGGGCCTGAGCACACGCGCCACGATCTCGCTGGATTCGCTGTACCAGCTGGAAAACTGGGGCGAGCTGTTCCGCGGCAAGGAAGTGGTGCTGCGCCTCGACCTCGGTCGCGGCCTGGGCCACCACGAGAAGGTGCGCACGGGCGGCAGCGGCAGCAAGTTTGGCCTGCCGGTGGAGCAGCTGGATACGTTCCTGCGCCTTGCCGACACGCATGGCGTGACGGTGCGGGGCCTGCATGCCCACCTTGGCTCGGGCATCCTTGACGATAGCCACTGGGGCGAGGTGTACGGCCAGCTCGCCAGCCTTGCCGAGCGTATCGGCAGCGTGACCTTCCTGGATATCGGCGGCGGCCTCGGCGTGCCCTCGCATCCGGGCGAGGCGCGGCTGGATATCGCCGCGCTCGACAAGGTGCTGCGCGAGGTGAAGGCGGCCTATCCGCACTACAAGCTGTGGATGGAACCGGGCCGCTATCTGGTGGCCGATGCCGGCGTGCTGATCACCAAGGTCACGCAGACCAAGGGCAAGGGCAACGGCCAGATCCGCTACCTGGGCGTGGATACGGGCATGAACAGCCTGATCCGGCCGGCGCTGTACGAGGCCTGGCACGAGATCGTGAACCTCACGCGGCTGGACGAGCCGGCCACGGCCTTGTTCCAGGTGGTCGGCCCGATCTGCGAAAGCGGCGACGTGCTCGGCACCGACCGGCGCCTGCCGGAGCCGCAGGAAGGCGATGTCATGCTGGTCGCCCAGGCGGGTGCGTATGGGAAGGTGATGTCCTCGCCGTACAACCTGCGGGATGAGGCGGAAGAGATCATCCTGGAGTAAAGCTTGCTTGCTCCCTCACCGTGACAGGCGAGGGAGCTTTTGATCGTCATTCCGGCGCTGGCCGGAATCCAGGTGCGTCGGTTTCCGGTTTTCGCGAAACAGCGCAAGGCCAGGTGTTTTCGCGACAACCAAGCGATGACGCCACTGGATTCCGGCCTGCGCCGGAATGACGAGTCGGAGACGGCGAGGCTCATTACCTGTTTACGGCTTCTTTGATGGAGCCAGTACGCCGAAGATATGGCGATCAGATGATTCATGGTGAGCGCAGCGTCCTGGAGCCTGAATCGATGGGCTACAGACTGCGGCGTTTCTGGAACAATGACGTACTGAAGAATCTCGATGGGATGCTCGAGGTCGTCCGGGAGGCTTAGGCCAGCCCCGACCCTGCATCCTGATCCTCTCCCCCGAAGGTGAGAGGGAGTAATGCTCGCGGAGACTTGAGAGTGACCACCAACATCAACCCCCGCCTGACCCAGGTATTCCGCTTCGTGCGCTGCAGCTACGCCGACGGCGTGGCCGAGCTGGTGTACGCCTTCGACCACGGCGAAGAGCTGATCGAGCGTGTGCGCTTCCCGAGCGCGCCGGCCTTGCCGGCCAGCCATCAGGCGGCATTCGATCAGGCGCTGAAGCTGCTCCATCTCATCGCTGGCGTGAGCTACTACAAGGCCGGTGTGCCGCCGCGCATCGACGTGGCCGGTGGTCCGCTCGATGACGCCACCGCCGACCTGCTCGACGCGCTGTATCTGCACGGCCTCGCCGAGTTCGCCTACCGCAACGGGCTGGACCTGCGCGGTCGGATCACCTTTCCGCGCCTTGGCGCGGAAAGTAAGGCAAGCCCGCGTGGTGGTGCGAAGCTGCCGGACGCGAAAGCGCTGGGCCTGCCGCATCGCACGCTGGTGCCCATCGGCGGTGGCAAGGATTCGCTGGTGGCGGTGGAAGCCATCAAGTCCATCGGCGGCGACGCCACGGCGGTGTGGGTCGGCAATTCGCCGTTGATCGCCGCCTGCGCCGAGCGCACCGGCTTGCCCATGCTCAATATCCAGCGCGAACTTGCGCCGGGCCTGTTCGAGCTCAACCGCCTCGGCGCGTGGAACGGCCATATCCCGGTGACGGCGGTGAACTCCGCCATCCTTGCCGTGGCCGCCATCCTCTATGGCTTCGACAGCATCGCCTTCGCCAACGAGCGTTCCGCCTCGGCGGCCACGCTGGAATACGAAGGCCAGCAAGTGAACCACCAGTGGAGCAAGGGCTACGCGTTCGAGCAGCTGCTCAGCGACTGGCTGCACCAGCATGTCGCCGCCGATCTCAACTACTGCTCGCTGCTGCGTCCGTACTCGGAGCTGGCGGTGACGCGCGCGTTCTCCAGGCTCACGTCGTATTTCGACGTGTTCTCCAGCTGCAACCGTAACTTCAAGATCCTCGGCCCGAAGCCGGCGGATCGCTGGTGCGGCCAATGTCCGAAATGCCACTTCGTGTTCCTGGCGCTGGCGCCGTTCCTGGCCAAGCCGCGCCTGTTGTCCATCTTTGGACGCAACCTGCTGGACGACGAAAATCTCGCCCCGGGCTTCGATGCGCTGCTGGAATACCAGGACCACAAGCCGTTTGAATGCGTCGGCGAAGGCGCCGAAGCGCGCGCGGCCATGGTCGCGCTGAGCCAGCGTTCGGAATGGCAGGAAGACTCGCTGGTCGCCCGCTTCATCAGCGAAATCCTGCCGCAGCTCGACGTCACTGAACTGGCGATCGAGCCCTGGCTGCAACCGTCCGATGAGCAGCGCATTCCCGAACGCCTCTTGCCCGCGCTGGCGTTCTTCGCGTGACCGCGGCCGCGCCGCTGCGCATCGCCGATCTCGCCGGCAGGCGAGTGGCGATCTGGGGGTTTGGGCGCGAGGGCAAGGCGGCCATTACCGCCATCCGCACGCGCCTTCCCTCCTTGCCGCTGACGCTGTTCTGCAGCG
This genomic interval from Dyella japonica A8 contains the following:
- a CDS encoding S53 family peptidase, with product MLSTLHRKSLAASLAMLLTSAAATSMAADVKPAVDTGTANNSQVVNVTLVLRLHNQEQLEDYIQQTVTPGSPHYRQFLSTSEFASRYGATDAELAQVQNFLRQNGLSGSVLANHMAIRTSGTLAQFSAAFQTPIHSFTSKDTGRSFHRPTQPLILPAQLTNTLLLVSGLSNEHKYLSHVMKSVENKPVTAVGAKALARSTLSAPASKGGNSTATGVPGEFTVGDVANMYNINPLYARGVNGQGSTIAIVTLSNFYPDDAQTYWNDIGLITKPNRITQVHVDGGGAIDAGSGETSLDVEQSGGVAPFADILVYDAPNAGTGFTDAFMQAVVDNKADAISTSWGLPEIFNFAALNVAGASNTDTTDAGDLQTFHQILLEAAVQGQSTFAASADSGAYDTVRGLGAGTAPGTFNAPLTVDSPASDPYITAAGGTTVPFSSHFGSGPVQSITKERVWGWDYIQNYFDTYIGKGVIDVFSVGGGGGVSVYWQTPVYQWFTNGIRRSEKKQTLSFNDPAAGETTLLVLPGNFQGRNVPDVALNADPETGYLMVSTVDGGLVAGHGGTSFVAPQLNGIAALLTQSTGHRVGFLNPQMYFLQNVFGYGKYSSFNDIRDGDNWYYNGKPGYDRGTGLGTLNVTNLDLFLRSGF
- a CDS encoding fumarate hydratase; the encoded protein is MTTIKQDDLIQSVADALQYISYYHPVDYITNLAAAYEREESPAAKDAMAQILINSRMAAEGHRPLCQDTGIVTVFLKVGMNVRWDATLSLEDMVNEGVRRAYNDPDNKLRASVLADPAGKRSNTKDNTPAVINMSIVPGDTVEVIVAAKGGGSEAKSKFAMLNPSDSIVDWVLKTVPTMGAGWCPPGMLGIGIGGTAEKAMLLAKESLMEHIDIQELIARGPQNRAEELRIELYEKVNALGIGAQGLGGLTTVLDIKVKDYPTHAANLPVAMIPNCAATRHAHFTLDGSGPVALDPPSLEHWPKLTYDASKGRRVNLDTVTREEVASWKPGEVLLLNGKLLTGRDAAHKRMVDMLNKGEPLPVDFKNRFIYYVGPVDPVRDEVVGPAGPTTATRMDKFTEQVLAQTGLLGMVGKAERGPAAIEAIKKHQSVYLMAVGGAAYLVSKAIKASRVVGFADLGMEAIYEFEVKDMPVTVAVDSAGTSVHQTGPKEWQARIGKIPVVVA
- a CDS encoding bifunctional aspartate kinase/diaminopimelate decarboxylase, with translation MNPQSPASLPADAPWIVMKFGGTSVATLPRWQNIRELVASRRAEGARVLVVVSALTGITDALKQMCAQEDKGKRIEAAKAIAQRHYDLLDHMQLAVPDTLDARLTELAQLAEDGPSQLGELAWAALVQAHGELMSSALGAAFLTHSGLNTQWVDARDCLSAIALPNQNERTKLLSAMVEAKPDPALNARLAELGDVFITQGFIARESQGRTVLLGRGGSDTSASYFGALLKAQRVEIWTDVAGMFTANPRQVPSARLLQRLDYEEAQEIASTGAKVLHPRCLSPLREPRVPLLIKDTNRPELEGTLIGPEVREHAPSVKAISARKGITLVSMESVGMWQQVGFLADVFAQFKQHGLSVDMIGSAETNVTVSLDPTENLLDSDALAALASDLAKVCRVKVIAPCAAITLVGRGMRSMLHTLSTVLAEFGQIRVHMISQSSNNLNLTFVVDENVVDDLLPHLHELLITAGALRTDDSALFGPSWQALYGTGEVLPPAASWWREERRADLLKIGEGATPRYVYHLPTVRQQARELKSLAAVDRLHYAVKANTHPAILKALAEEGFGFECVSPGELKAVMAVVPESAPLLFTPNFAPREDYEWGLSTRATISLDSLYQLENWGELFRGKEVVLRLDLGRGLGHHEKVRTGGSGSKFGLPVEQLDTFLRLADTHGVTVRGLHAHLGSGILDDSHWGEVYGQLASLAERIGSVTFLDIGGGLGVPSHPGEARLDIAALDKVLREVKAAYPHYKLWMEPGRYLVADAGVLITKVTQTKGKGNGQIRYLGVDTGMNSLIRPALYEAWHEIVNLTRLDEPATALFQVVGPICESGDVLGTDRRLPEPQEGDVMLVAQAGAYGKVMSSPYNLRDEAEEIILE
- the murL gene encoding UDP-N-acetyl-alpha-D-muramoyl-L-alanyl-L-glutamate epimerase — its product is MTTNINPRLTQVFRFVRCSYADGVAELVYAFDHGEELIERVRFPSAPALPASHQAAFDQALKLLHLIAGVSYYKAGVPPRIDVAGGPLDDATADLLDALYLHGLAEFAYRNGLDLRGRITFPRLGAESKASPRGGAKLPDAKALGLPHRTLVPIGGGKDSLVAVEAIKSIGGDATAVWVGNSPLIAACAERTGLPMLNIQRELAPGLFELNRLGAWNGHIPVTAVNSAILAVAAILYGFDSIAFANERSASAATLEYEGQQVNHQWSKGYAFEQLLSDWLHQHVAADLNYCSLLRPYSELAVTRAFSRLTSYFDVFSSCNRNFKILGPKPADRWCGQCPKCHFVFLALAPFLAKPRLLSIFGRNLLDDENLAPGFDALLEYQDHKPFECVGEGAEARAAMVALSQRSEWQEDSLVARFISEILPQLDVTELAIEPWLQPSDEQRIPERLLPALAFFA